Sequence from the Candidatus Binataceae bacterium genome:
CTTCGGCCGAAGAGTGAGGTTTGCTTTGGTGTCTGAAAAGCATCTGTACAAATGTACGCGTCAGTTGTTCGCTCGTCAAGAGATAGATGCCTCGCCTGAAGAGCCTCCAGACCGGAAAGAAGGGACCCGTAGAAAGCGACCAGAATGTGAATCAAAGTTGTCGCGTCAAAACTGTGAGACTATGAAGCTGAGCGGTCGGCAGAAAATCCTTCGTGGGTCGGTTCGTCCCGTAGAGTCACCGCAGCGCAAGATGTTGGTCGCAGCGTGATATCGACCCCCTGCGTTTGATTTTAACGTCTGTCCTCAAAGATCTCCGACGCACCAGGTTCATAACGTAAGCAGGTTTTGTTATCCTCTGCCTCATCTAGGACCTTGATCGAACGCCTCGTCTGAACTATCGTTCAGAACATCAAGAAGGCGGCGGAGTAGCACTAGATGCCCGACTTGGAGCCACACACAACTCGCAATTTTTCCGGCCCGCAGGGACTGCCGGTCGAGTACAAGGACCTGCTGGTGCGCATGCTTTCCATCCAATCGCGCATCGAGTCCGAATACATGCTCGCCGCCGAGCGCACCCTCATGAAGCCGCTGGCGATGGCGCCCACTCCCGAGGACAAGGCCGAGTATGCGGCTTTCTGGTCGGATGAAGTCCGGCACGCGAGTTACTGGATGAAGTTGCTGGAGGATCTCGGAGTTCACGTCGACGAGGCGTTTATGGCAACGCCGATGCCGATTTACATCTTCGAAATGCGCGATCAGGCGCAGGACTGGATCGAATACGGTCTGTTCAGTTTTTTCGCCGACCGTCAGGGCGCCTACATGGGCTATGAGTGGGTCGGCTGCTCGTACGAGCCGCTCGCGCGAATCGCGGACCGCGTGCACAAGGAAGAACTGGGCCACGCGGCATTCGGCTACAAGCTGCTGCGCCGCCATCTCCAGCGCGACCCCGAGCACGGGCGGGAGAAACTGGTTCACTACCTTCGGAAATGGTATCCGGCCGGACTGGACATGTTCGGTAAATCTGGATCGAAACGCCAGCACGATTTCCTGCGCTGGGGCTTGCGCCGGCGCACCAACGAACAGATGCGCGACGAGTTTCAGGCGGAAGTAAACGCCCTGCTCAACCGCCTCGAAGTGCCAATACCCGATCCCACGGTAGGCCGCCGGTTCCTGTAGGCGGCGACCCGCCACCGGGGCTCGTTAGAGAAAGATTTTGAAGAAAGCCGCAACCCAGACCACCGCCGCACGACGGATGGTCAAGCTCAAAACCGGCGCGAAACTGCCTGGCCCCGACGAGCGCTATGACGCCAACATCGATCACATTCTGCGCGCAGCGGCGTCGGTATTTGCCGAGAAGAGCTTCGGCTTGGCCTCGGTCCGCGACATCGCGGCACACGCGCGGATCTCCTTTCCCCGCATCTACTACTATCTCCGGAACAAGGAAGAACTCCTCTATCTGATTTCGCGCCGCGCGTTCGAAGAACTGCTGAAACGTGCGGAGGAAGCCGCACACGGCGCGCCCGATGCGGCAAGCCGGCTGCGCAAATTCATCGCAGGTCATCTCGAGTACCACATGGACAATCTCCCGGAAATGAAGGTCCTGGTGCGCGAGGCCGACTCCTTGACCGGGCGCTATTCGGCCGATATCACGCGCCTTAAGCGCGACTACTCGCGGCTGTGCCGCAAGATAATCGACCAGTTCGCCGACGAACGGGGACACCCGCTGGATCGCGAGGGCAGCCGGATTGTGACTTCGCTTCTGTTCGGCGCGATGAACTGGTTTTACACCTGGTATGAACCCACTCGGGATTACGAGCAGCGCGCGCGAATAATGGAGGAAGTCTTTCGGATGGTCGCCGGGTCGATCGCCAACCACTAGCCGGTCATTGGCATGCTGGATGGGTGTACGCCATATCCCGTGGAATTTCGGGAGCGCTACCTCCGCGAAGGTTATTGGCGCGCTGAAACGATCTCCCAAGCGGTGTCCAGGTCTGCGCTCGCGCACCCGGAACGAATCGCGGTGGCAGATGCGAGTCGCACCCTTACCTACGCGCAGTTACTGGAAGAAGCTCGCAGCTTCCGTGACGTTCTGGCAAAGAATGGGCTCAGGTGCGGAGAGCGAATAATCGTCCAACTTCCCAACTGTGTGGAATTCGCCAGTCTGTCGTTGGCCTGCTTCGATCTCGGCGTCATTCCAATCATGGCGCTACCCGCATTCCGACGAGCTGAGTTGGCATACCTGGCGAAGCTCACCGATGCGAAGGCAATCGCGAGCGCGCCCGAGTACCGCGGCTTCGATCACGCCAAGCTGGCGGTGGAACTCTGCAACGAAATCCCTTCGCTGGAATCGGTCTTCAGCGTCTCACCGCGAACCCGCACCATCGATCTGCACGAGGCAGTGCCCGATTCAGAACCACTCGGTGCCTCGCGAGGCGACCCATTCGAGTGTGCGTTATTTCTCCTCTCCGGAGGTACCACCGGCCTGCCCAAGCTAATTCCGCGCACCCATGCAGATTACCTGTATAACGCGCGTGAGGCGGCCGTGGTCTCCGCACTCGAAGCGAGGAGCCGAATCCTGATTGTGTTGCCGACGGAGCACAATTTTGCGCTGGCGAGCCCCGGACTGCTCGGAGCTCTTCTGACCGGTGCGGCGACGGTCTTCAGCCAGGACACGCGGGCTGCCGACCTCGCGGCGACGATTTCACGCGAGCAGATTACACACCTGCCGTGTGTCCCGACTCTCGCGATCACCCTCCTCGACCTGCCGGAACCCGAGCGCCGCCAGCTCGACGCGCTGCAGGTCATCACGGTTGGCGGGCAACGTCTGCAGCAGGCGACTGCAAACAGGCTCAAGCGCGCGTGGTCGAGAATGGCAGTGCAGCAGGTGTTCGGGATGGCGGAAGGCTTACTGTGCTATACGCGCCTAGACGATCGGGATGAGGTTGCATGTTCGACACAAGGGCGACCACTTTCGCCTGCTGATGAAATCCGCATCGTCGATGAGACCGGACGCGAGGTCGCATCCGACGATTGCGGCGAACTCTGGTGTCGCGGACCCTACACCATTCGGGGCTACTATCGCGCCCCCGAACGCAATGTCGAGGCATTTACCCGGGACGGCTTCTATCGCACAGGAGATCTCGTTCGCCGCGATTCCTCCGGCAACCTGGTGGTCGTGGGGCGCATCAAAGACCAAATCAATCGCGGCGGCGAAAAGATTAGCGCCGAAGAGGTAGAGTCCCATTTGATCGCTCATGACTCCGTGTCGGCCGCTGCCGTCGTGGCGATGCCCGATGAGCTGCTTGGAGAACGTGCGTGCGCGTTCGTAACGCTCAAGCCGGGGGCCAGCCTGGAGCTGGAGCAGATGCGGGAGTTTCTCGTCACGCGCGGGCTGGCCCGGTACAAATGGCCCGAACGGCTTGAAGTAATCGATTCGATGCCTCTGACCAATGTTGGCAAGGTGAAAAAGGCGGAGCTGCGGCGCGATATCGAAATGCGAATCGATCGCGAGCATCGGCGCGAGAGGGGGAGTGACAGCACGCACACCCACAATCGCGCTTAGCGAACGCGCGAGAGAGGGAATCGACATGGACGTACAAAAAGGACTTGGTGAGCTCGATGCCCTGATCAAACGGCTGGAGCGTAACAATCGCACGCTCAAATCTCATCCGACCATCGAAAAAATCGAACGTGGCGAACTCACGATGCCCCAGCTCAGGCATTGGGCAACCCAGCTGTTTGTCGGCAACAAGGGCCACAACGCCAACATCCTAGGTTTGATCTATGCGAAGTGTGATGACTTCCCCGCCCGAAAGGCCATCGTCGAGAACCTCATCGAAGAGGAGTTAGGGCGAGTCTCTGGTGTCAATCGGTCACATCCGGAGCTGTATCTCGAGTTTGGCGAAGCGATTGGGATCCCGCGAGAGGAGCTGTTACACGCCCGCATGACGCCCGATGCGACCGCGATGGTGCACTGGATGTACTGGCTGGCGGATTCCAAGCCCTGGTACGTGACCCTGGCGGGGATCAGCCTGGGCTCAGAGCTTTTCAATCCCGATGCGTACGTTCGCGTGATCGACGGCTTGCAGCGGCACTATCATCTCTCCGACGACGCCCTGCTCTTCTTCTCAGTCCACGTGAAGGTGGACAAGGACCACGGCGACTCCAGCGCGGGCTCGATTTTTCTGGCGATCCCGGAAAGCGCGGCCGCCGAGACCTTGTGGGCGGTAGAATCGCATATCGAGTTCATGCGCCGGCTGTGGGCAGATACCAATCCGCCGGTCGCCTGATTCTCGGCGAATCAGATGCTACGGTCTCTTCAGGTCTTGCACGATCTCTTTGAGCGTTCCGCGATCTTGCTCGCTGCGCACCGGCATATCGAAGCTCAGGCGACTAACCCCTGCGAACCGCTTCTTGATCGTGGCCGCGATATCCCGGTAAGTGCCCACCGCAGCAAACGCATGGACCATCTCCTCGGTTACCAGCTGGGCCATGTCGCGCCACTTCTGCTGTACCGAGAGTTTGTGGAGCTGCTCGGCAGTATCGCCCCAGCCATCGATTTCGAAGCTCGACCGATATGATCGCGTCGATCCGTAAAACGCGATCGTAGACTTCATGTTTTCGACGCCGCGCGCGACCGTGTCCTGGTCCTTGCCTGCAACCAGAAATCCCCCGCCGCCGATTTCGAACTTATCCCAATCAGACGCGGGCCGGGCGGATTTCTCGAAGCCTTTTTTCAAGTTCGGAAAAGCAATCTGTTCCAGGTAGTTGCGCGTCACGATTCCGTGCAGGCGGACTCCGTCGCAGACCTCGCCAGCGACCTGAAGCATCCGCTCCTGAACGGCGGCTATCAGGACCGGGATATTGGGGTGGGTCTGGGGAGGCGGTGAAAAGTTCGGAGTCATCAAGGAAACGTTGTAGTGCTCGCTGCGGAAATCTATCGGCTCGCCGGTCTGCCAGGTCCGCCAGCACGCGCGCATGGCGCCGACATAGTCTTTCATCCGCTGCGCCGGCTTTGACCACGGCATGGCAAAGCGCCGCGTCACGTGGCCCTTCACCTGCGAACCGATCCCGAGCACAAAACGGCCGCCGCTCATGCGTTGTAAATCCCATGCGGTATAGGCGGTGGCCACGGGACTCTTCGTGAAGCACAGCGCAATTCCCGTCCCTAATTCCAGGTGCGAAGGCTCCTGGGCCGCAATCGCCACAGCCAAATACGGGTCATGCTGGGTTTCCACGGCAATCACCGTGTCGTAGCCGAGTGCTTCCGCATCGCGCACCTGATCACGCAGGGTCGACCACGATGGTTCGTGACGCTTCCCCTCCTGCTGCATGTCCGGCGAGTATGGAGTTCCGAAATGAAGTCCGCGTTCGACTTTGATCCTGGCCATGCGGCGTTTATCTCGTTGCGCCGCCCGCCCTGTCAAGCCGCGCGAGAGTTGGGGTTGCGAGGACTGCGGGGTGGAAGTTTCAGGCTTTCACGCCAGGCCGGTCGCCCGGGGCGAATTGACGGATGACTAGCTGACTGGGATGCCGGGAGCTGGAAAACTGCGGCACATCTCGGCGACCTCGCCAGCGATCTTCTGCAGGCGCGCCTCGTCGCCGGCGTGAGAGACCGCCTCGTCCATCCATCGTCCGATGTGCTTCATCTCGGCTTCCCGCATGCCACGCGAGGTAACTGCCGGGGTTCCAAGCCGGATTCCGCTGGGACTGAATGGCCTGCGGGGATCGTAGGGGACCGTGTTGTAGTTGCACACGATCCCGGCGGTATCGAGGGACTTGGCCGCCTTGCGCGCAATTACTTTCTTGTTGGTCAGGTCCACCAGAATGAGATGGTTGTCGGTACCTCCCGATACCAGCGAAAACCCCCGCGCCAGCAATTCCTCCGCGAGGGCCTTCGCATTGCGGACTATCTGGCCGGCGTATTGTTTGAACTCCGGGGTCGCAGCTTCTTTCAGTGCAACGCCAATGGCGGCGGTGGTGTGGTTGTGCGGGCCGCCCTGCAAACCAGGAAATACCGCGCGATCGATAGCATCCGCTACTTCCTTGCGGCAGAGAATCATCGCCCCACGCGGTCCGCGCAGAGTCTTGTGGGTAGTGGTCGTTACCACATCGGCGTAGGGAACCGCGTCTGGATGGAACCCGCCCACGATCAGGCCGGTGATGTGTGAAATATCGGCGAGCAGGTAAGCGCCGACTTCTTTGGCTATCTCGCCAAACGCCCTGAAATCGATGGTCCGTGGATAGGCCGTCGCGCCCGTCACGATGATGCGTGGACGCTCTTTTTTGGCCATCTCTCGCACCACGTCA
This genomic interval carries:
- a CDS encoding TetR/AcrR family transcriptional regulator — encoded protein: MKKAATQTTAARRMVKLKTGAKLPGPDERYDANIDHILRAAASVFAEKSFGLASVRDIAAHARISFPRIYYYLRNKEELLYLISRRAFEELLKRAEEAAHGAPDAASRLRKFIAGHLEYHMDNLPEMKVLVREADSLTGRYSADITRLKRDYSRLCRKIIDQFADERGHPLDREGSRIVTSLLFGAMNWFYTWYEPTRDYEQRARIMEEVFRMVAGSIANH
- a CDS encoding TIGR03617 family F420-dependent LLM class oxidoreductase, with product MARIKVERGLHFGTPYSPDMQQEGKRHEPSWSTLRDQVRDAEALGYDTVIAVETQHDPYLAVAIAAQEPSHLELGTGIALCFTKSPVATAYTAWDLQRMSGGRFVLGIGSQVKGHVTRRFAMPWSKPAQRMKDYVGAMRACWRTWQTGEPIDFRSEHYNVSLMTPNFSPPPQTHPNIPVLIAAVQERMLQVAGEVCDGVRLHGIVTRNYLEQIAFPNLKKGFEKSARPASDWDKFEIGGGGFLVAGKDQDTVARGVENMKSTIAFYGSTRSYRSSFEIDGWGDTAEQLHKLSVQQKWRDMAQLVTEEMVHAFAAVGTYRDIAATIKKRFAGVSRLSFDMPVRSEQDRGTLKEIVQDLKRP
- a CDS encoding Phenylacetic acid catabolic protein; this encodes MPDLEPHTTRNFSGPQGLPVEYKDLLVRMLSIQSRIESEYMLAAERTLMKPLAMAPTPEDKAEYAAFWSDEVRHASYWMKLLEDLGVHVDEAFMATPMPIYIFEMRDQAQDWIEYGLFSFFADRQGAYMGYEWVGCSYEPLARIADRVHKEELGHAAFGYKLLRRHLQRDPEHGREKLVHYLRKWYPAGLDMFGKSGSKRQHDFLRWGLRRRTNEQMRDEFQAEVNALLNRLEVPIPDPTVGRRFL
- the glyA gene encoding serine hydroxymethyltransferase produces the protein MDDLKRTDPEIYEIIRKEERYEHESVRLIPSENYASKAVMEATGSVLTNKYSEGYAGRRYYEGQRHIDELETLVVQRAKALFKAEHANVQPYSGSPANLAVYFGLLKPGETIMGLALPMGGHLTHGWNVSITGTFWRAVQYGVDRESHRVDYDVVREMAKKERPRIIVTGATAYPRTIDFRAFGEIAKEVGAYLLADISHITGLIVGGFHPDAVPYADVVTTTTHKTLRGPRGAMILCRKEVADAIDRAVFPGLQGGPHNHTTAAIGVALKEAATPEFKQYAGQIVRNAKALAEELLARGFSLVSGGTDNHLILVDLTNKKVIARKAAKSLDTAGIVCNYNTVPYDPRRPFSPSGIRLGTPAVTSRGMREAEMKHIGRWMDEAVSHAGDEARLQKIAGEVAEMCRSFPAPGIPVS
- a CDS encoding iron-containing redox enzyme family protein, whose product is MDVQKGLGELDALIKRLERNNRTLKSHPTIEKIERGELTMPQLRHWATQLFVGNKGHNANILGLIYAKCDDFPARKAIVENLIEEELGRVSGVNRSHPELYLEFGEAIGIPREELLHARMTPDATAMVHWMYWLADSKPWYVTLAGISLGSELFNPDAYVRVIDGLQRHYHLSDDALLFFSVHVKVDKDHGDSSAGSIFLAIPESAAAETLWAVESHIEFMRRLWADTNPPVA
- a CDS encoding AMP-binding protein, which translates into the protein MLDGCTPYPVEFRERYLREGYWRAETISQAVSRSALAHPERIAVADASRTLTYAQLLEEARSFRDVLAKNGLRCGERIIVQLPNCVEFASLSLACFDLGVIPIMALPAFRRAELAYLAKLTDAKAIASAPEYRGFDHAKLAVELCNEIPSLESVFSVSPRTRTIDLHEAVPDSEPLGASRGDPFECALFLLSGGTTGLPKLIPRTHADYLYNAREAAVVSALEARSRILIVLPTEHNFALASPGLLGALLTGAATVFSQDTRAADLAATISREQITHLPCVPTLAITLLDLPEPERRQLDALQVITVGGQRLQQATANRLKRAWSRMAVQQVFGMAEGLLCYTRLDDRDEVACSTQGRPLSPADEIRIVDETGREVASDDCGELWCRGPYTIRGYYRAPERNVEAFTRDGFYRTGDLVRRDSSGNLVVVGRIKDQINRGGEKISAEEVESHLIAHDSVSAAAVVAMPDELLGERACAFVTLKPGASLELEQMREFLVTRGLARYKWPERLEVIDSMPLTNVGKVKKAELRRDIEMRIDREHRRERGSDSTHTHNRA